The Biomphalaria glabrata chromosome 6, xgBioGlab47.1, whole genome shotgun sequence genomic interval gtgagcGTTGTTGCCGTCCTCGCAATGCTGgtgaatttatttttgtaagtgCAAAAAAATGTTGCATTTTCATTGTAGCTACAAGTCAGTGATTGAGCTTCTTTATAACTTTTTATAATTGTCGTCTATTGTATGTTGATCCATGCagatgtatcttatcttatcttatcttatataatacagacgttacttcaaaaaagaagatgattacatcctacgcgccatgcagtcagtcatgcatattaaccaatgacttaaattctgccaagtcactggttttcctggctagctcaggcaacccattccatggtctaatagcactagggaagaaggagcatttgtattaatttgtcctagtatatgggatGAGGTGTGTGCCTTTATCtgtgtgtctttcagagtattttattaaactttgtttttgtatttgaagattatggttcagtgttttatgtataattactaatttacttttgagtcttctatcctgaaggctttctaaatttagtgattttactaagagTGTTATACTGGTCAAATGTGATCTCACTCTAGTGAAATGTATCTTAATTAAACACTGCATAAGTAGTCAACAGTTCTGTACTCTAAACGGGTTTGTAATGTTTCCATTCCGATACACAGTTATAGATTGTAAGTTTCTCCAATTATTTTAGATTTGTAATGGCTTATGATTACAAAAacttaattattctaatcgcgaaaaaaaaaagtaaagtgtttttttaaatagcctgttttatttgtaaattttgaTATAGTTTTCCTTTTGGGAAGTTGGTTCAAATCTCACCTGTTTCGTTAGCCGAGGGGTAACGAaagtgtcacgtggccagcacaacgaccgaccgcctttacattCCCCTGTTAATGCCAGGTtttcattagagctgggtagacccAGGCGagtcctcaaaaaaaaaaagattacgcTAAAAATCTgctcttcaccaggattgggTCGAACGAGAGACCCTACGCTATGGAATTCAAGCAacgattgtttaaaaaatactgaGTTTTATATCGATTTTATATCGATTCAAATATGGCCTAAACTTAAACAACCTTAAATGCACTATGTCTGTAGAAGTATTTATTTTAGAGAGACTCCACTCTTGTGTCTGGATGGTGTTTTCTTTCAGTCGAATTCAATCTGCACTAAAGAAATGAAATGGGAATAATGTCAGAATGACCCATTTCAGGACAATACCATAATTAAGTGCCACCATATTTGCTTAGTCCAAACTCACTGGACCTAATCGATACCCAGTTGGAACAGCCCGATTTGTAAACACTCACACTcactctaacacacacacacacacacacaaacacttgtAAGAAATCGTGCTGAACGAATAAAATCTGATTGAACTCTAGTGGACAGacgagagcgagagagagagagagaaagagagagaatgagagactgagagagagagagaaagagagagaatgagagactgagatagagagggaaagagagagagaaagagagaacgagaTAGAGAGAGTAAGAAATGTGGTAACGTAATCTCAAAGGAAATGCAACACATAGTTGTGTATACACCTACCAGAACTTAAACTTGTGCAAGGTGAATTTCTTGTACACGCTAGCCTTGCGGACAATTCAATCAAAACAACTTGAAAGTCTGAATTtcgtttattttgtttctcttctGCTCTGTGTATTTTAAAGTCAATGTCATTCCTCTAAACACTAAATAAAAAGATCTGAACTTGCTCGCATTTCTAGAAATTTCTTTTGACCCtcacaaagaaaacaaagtactTATGTGTCACTCAGTGGTACGATACtctaaatcagtgatgcccaaaatacgacccgcgggccatatccgtCCCCCGacatggttccatccggccctcCGAAACGTCGGTACAAAGGGtaggaaaaaaagttgaaaacgTATATTTACCTATTTAGACCCTCACGTTTTCTCTGATAGATTGGTCACATGACCTTTAActtttgtgcatttattaactgggactctgaatgtacaATCTACAAGGAAGAGTAATCGGatgcatccttttttttttgtggaacatgataataaaccaacatatttgttttgtaaagaaagtgtggctgttttaaaaaaacaaaaacaaataattggtattctaaaacaaatatggcggcattcttgatttgactaaaagattgttaaattacgcctagagattggagaaTTTATGAGAATAgtttcaagttgaaatttcatCTCGTCTTTTGTACCCAgtcgttgatgtggcccgcgacaaaagggtcggaaattaaaatggcccgcaggtcgaattaggttgggcatcactgctcaaAATAATactaaggtttgtcttcgagtccaaaggtTACTAGGGAATGCAGTACATACCGTGGCTACCTTTATACTCACAGAACGATTGACATCAATAAGGTTATGGTTCATGCTAGTTTAACGTGGACCCATCTGTGCAAATGTTAGGGGCCGCTTATGAGTTTAAGTGCACTACAAACTCTCTTTTGTACAGTTGTGGTTTTTTAACGTAATGTATTTTCACTAATGTACTGAATAAAgttcaacaagaaaaacatgtaaaatgaaaTGTGTATGCTGCAACAATGATATATGTCAAATCTCTAATGATAAGACTAAATACAAACAAGAAGCCTTCATTCCCTTTAGCTGTGGGTGTAGAAGGCGAAACAGTTTAAACAGAAAATCATATTTCTACAGAAAATCATATTTCTACAGAAAATTTCCTAAATAGCAATGAAATATTGTGAAAAACAATGCAACATAGAGTCTCCATACAGTTATGGTATTTGAACTCTAGTCCATAATGCCTTCGTTAACGCTCTGGTATTCTGACTTCTTTCCAACTACAAATTGAACTCCTACCTTTAAATTCACATCATCCATTAGGATTCGAGCTCCAGACACATACGCATAATACAACTCGGCCATCTGTTACACTCTATAAATAGCAGCTAATAAGTGTGTCCTCTACTGATTTTGATAAAAAGTAGATAAAGGCTCTAAATGTTAAATCTATCATTATAATTCACTTTCTTTCACGTGactcaatatttaaaaataaaaatgtgcagCCTCTAAGAAACAATAATCCCcttaaaaagaaagattaattatattttattagttaCGAAATCCTTTCCATGAGATCATTCCCCTATACAGAGAATCAAACAAAAGTCATTTTCTAGCAGAAATTGTCTGCTCTTTATTTTCTATAAATGTGGGTAATTTATTGTAGTGTGTAAATCAGTTGTAAgataaattctatttttattgCCATAGGATATCACGCCAACTCTAGTGAACAGGAAATGTTACCacatataattaaacaaaaaaaaagatgtcaatatctattatttgtaatttttggTAGTTGGCATTAAATGCAAATTTCACTGTGCCAAAAGgaaatgtaacaaaacaaaaatttcctTGATCAGCTGTTTATATTTCAGCTGTAGGCTCTAGCGTCCTAGCATAATGAGTggaattgtttgttttcaatcttGACAAAGATAAATGATGTCTTGAGTAAACAAGGTATTTTAAACTAATTGTAATATGTTTCTTTGTGTGTAGTTACGTAAAAACTGAAACCAGGCAAAGAAGAAAAGTAAGTGAAGAATCAATCGATACTGCTTTGAACCCACGAACAATTTCGCTGGAAGTAATAACGCCACGACGTTAATCTAATGAGCTCCTCGCATAGCTTCTGGACTtactttttctatttgtatttttaatgattatttCAGATCTGTTTGTAAATCTTAAAATTAgctaagacttttttttaaagctttgtcaacccaaaaaaaaaaaaaagaaaacttgacTAATTTCTGTGCATTTTTTAAACAGTATaagctttttgtttctttttttttacttgaatatactatttataaataataataataataataataatcgtattatccgtaaggaaatttgtctttcaatttgtgcattacaccgaacaaaacattgtaacttttaaaaaaacacgaGGCATATATAATAAACTTGTAACAAAGACATTTAGggtagaaatatattttaaaaaaatatataaatttgtgAAGATAAATCTTTTAAGCCGCGAATTAAAGATGGATGAGCTTAATAACATATCACTTCACAGAGTCGAAACTTTTGATGAACTGACATACAAATCCGCATTAAACGACACAAAGAAAGAACCAGCCCTGCGTTCGTTATGTATTTACGAACAGACACCTGAAAGTGAAATGTCTATCGTCAAGGCATTAAAATTTTACGTGTTTCCCGCCGTGTTCTGTGTCGGCCTGACCGCCAACATAATGAGCATCGCCATTTTGAAACGAAGCGGACTTCGAAAGCCCACAAACATCCTTCTTCTCGGCGTGGTGATAGCGGACTGCATGGTTCAGCTCCAAGTCGTCAACTTTGCCGAAATTTTAGCTGTCCTGGGCCCGAACTACAAGTACCCTGAACTTTGTGGCTGGCAGTATGGTGAGGAgattaactttattttacttgCGTCTGACATTCTGTTCTACTTCTTTGGAGAGTACGGCGTTCGGGTCAACACGACGATACCGATTCTCATAACTTTTGAAAGATTCCTGgtgtcggtgcgtagattatggcattctagcaccaatgtgtattaagtgcactatttttgaacgcactttctttttgttgccatGCTTGTAAGTTAatggagtgtttttgttctgctgatgtaacgtttgttgagattcttctgtgttcccctgtttagggtgagtatctaaggcataactgcgtttcgcagttgtttcgatgccatagtgatagtctactagacctttctagtttgtctttactttgtttttacagggagttagcttgggattggaagtctacgctGGTGACTAAAGACAGCAGTGTCAGAGTGTGTTGTGTtttcgaacattaatgtgtacgttgtgggacagcaaggggtagaattattatttaattaataaattcacagtattacaatgttccaaattcaatgtcattactccattagtttgtcatcatacttatatttatatcattaaatatttacattgttaccagtgagttatttatttattgtaagcacgaaggtgcctgattaaatgtcaggggcccgggcaaacgagctaaggccttaacTTAACCCTGACAGTTGGGGGCTCGAGTCCGGCTGTGACTACCAGTCACAGAACTATAATTTCAATCATTATATAAGTTTTAGTTACTTGATTATGTAGCAGCAGTGTCTACAATCTAATAATTGTTTACATGGTATTGCATCACAATCTACTGTACTAATATTGAATTGTGTACCATTGGCAACGATGTATATCGAAAGTAGcagataaatacaataaatacattcTTTGTGATATAAGTGATATAACACTATAACTATACtgtactatatactatataactATTGTATTGCAAGATTGAAACGcatttgtattttcttgttttctatatTGTGCTTCACCTTCGAACGAGTGTCTTCTCGCTCCCGGCAACAAGCGAACGTGAGTGTAAAGTGGCTGTTGGTAACTACTGAAGTCTGAGGCTACTAGTATTGTGTTGGATTGTCCTGTGGCAACTATATTTCGACGCTGTGGCCTGAGTGAGGCACTTTCCTCCGACGTGGGATACTGCACAGATAGGTTTCTTTCTTTGCCATTTAACCGCAGGCTCTAGGCTTTAGTTGATCTCTTGTACAATTAGTAGAATTTTTTTGGTTCCCATattgtatataatttaaatataatacagcCAAGTAGTGTACATTGTATTTACCATGGAAACTAGGTTGACAATTACTGCCCAGTTTATAAGTGATGGTCGTTCTCTGGGGTACGAAGGTGAAAGGTTAGAGAGGTATGTGGCTGAGCAGAAAGAAGACTATGAAAAAGCTAAGAAAGAGGAGTTTGAACGAGAAAAGGCTAGAtttgagagagaggaaagattgAAAGCAGAGGCGAAGGCAGAGGAGAAGGCCAGATTTGAACGTGAGGAGAAGGCCAAGCGTGAGGAACACGAGAGGTGGAAAGAAAGAGATGCCAGGGAGGAACTCAAGAGGAAAGAGGAGATGGAACTAGAAAGAATGAAGGAAAAGTCAGCAACAGCGGCTGGGACGGCAACACAGGCAGAGGTGCGACCTAGAAATGTTTTAGATAAACTTGACAAGAGCTTCCAGGGAATGAGGGATGACGATGACCTGATGGCATATTTAACACACTTTGAGGCCGTCGCAACAAGATGCAAGATCGATAGAAAGGAATGGTCATTGCTCTTGTCCTATAAACTAACTACCTTTCTAAGAAACTGTATGCTGCGGGACAGTCTGTTTTTGAATGAAAATTATGAGGAAGTGAGGGCTGTATTACTGCGACATGCGGATATAAACGCGGAAACCTGCCGCAAGAGGTTTCACCGGGTGAAACCACGACAGAACGATTTTAGGGGTTTTGTCACCGATCTGCGAAACGCGTTGGACAATTGGTTGAAAATGGCTGAAGTAGGCAAGACTGTGGAAGAAGTGAAAGAGTTGCTGGTAAAAGATAGGATACTTGAGAATGTGTCAGGAGATGTGTACAAGCAACTGATAATAAGTAAGAAAGGCACAGTTGATGATATGATTGATGTTATTGAAGGGTTTAAGGTCGCTAGTGGGGGTGTGTCGCTTGCGAAGGAAGACAGTGTGTATGTTGCGGCAGCGTGTGATGAGCCTGGGATGAATACAAATCCAGTTGCTGAAAGAAACGTGGTTATTTGCTTTAATTGTAATAGGAGTGGCCACAAATCGGCAGAATGTCCTCAGCGTTCGTCCATGATTAATTCTGTTCCTGATGTTGATGATAGACCTAGGACATCATCTGCGACGTTTTCTAATCAGCAAGGACCCAGTAGAAATGTTTCAACAGGGCGTTATCAGAGACAGTTTGATGGTAGTGGTCGTAGAATCCGAGGTAACAGTTTTGTGAGATAAAGTTATGTTACACCTAATTACAGGAGCAGTAGAACTGGGGGCAATGGGGTGTACCAAAATAGAACCAGTTTCACAAATAGACATCAAGGTCCACCAGTAAGGAATAGGTGACTGAGTAGTACTCGTAATGTTCAAAATTGTGGAAATTGTACTTTAGGGAAAGGAGATGAGTATTTTTCCCCATGTAAGAGAGAAACTTTTTCATATGTTGATAAGTCATTACGTGATAAGTCTGTGGGTAAGCTGAAGTTTGAAAAGGGAAGAGTAAATGGGATAAGTGTGTCTGTTTTGAAAGATTCTGGTTCAAGTGTTATAGGAATTAGAAGTTCATTAGTTGGTGAGAAAGACATGATTCCTGGTACTTACAAATTAAAGCTTGTCGATGGGACAGTCAAGGATTACCCATTGGCGTGTGTAAGTATTGAGTCGGATTACATTGTTGGGAAATATGTGGTTGCTTGTTTTAAAGACCCTGTTGCAGATTTGATTCTTGGGAATGTTGATATTAATGTGAGTCAGGAGTTTGATTGCGCAGCAGTAACTAGGTCAgcgaaagatagagagaatgatAGTGGCCCTGTAAATGAGTGTGGAATATTGGAAGATTGTCGTGATGTTTTAGGTACGAGTGATGATTTTTTACGTGAACAACTGAGTGATCCGTCTTTGAAAGATCTATGGGAGCGACATGTGGATAATTGTGTAGATAATAAAAAGAATGGAAGTGTGGAATATAAAGTGTTTGATAGACTATTGTACAGAGTGTTTAGGGGAGAGTTTGGTGAGGAAGAAAGACAGTTAGTTGTACCCTCAGCTAAGAGAGAAATTGTGTTGAAAACTGCTCATGAGAGTATGTTAGCAGGGCATTTGTCATTAAGAAAGACTAAAAGTaaaatctacaaatattttttctggcAAGGtttagatagagacataaaagAGTTTGTGAGGTCGTGTGATATTTGTCAGAAAGCTAGAGTGCCGCGTCGTTGTGACAGAGTGGAGCTAGGCCAAATGAATGTTGTTACCACTCCGTTTTACAAAGTTGCTACAGATATTATTGGGCCATTGGAGATAACTGACAATAAGAATAGGTATATTTTGACAGTGGTAGATGTCGCTACCAGATGGCCAGAAGCGATACCTCTGAGGAATATAAATACAGAAACAGTTATTGAGGCACTAACTAATATTTTTTGTAGAATAGGGCTACCTATAGAAATATTAAGTGATCAAGGCCCCCAGTTTACCTCCGAATTGTACAAACAGGTGTGCGAATTTTTCTCAGTTAAACCCGTGCACTCCACTATATACcaccccagctctaatggtatgATAGAAAGGCTCAATTCTactttaaaatcctttttaaggAAAGTATGTCAGGATAGCCCTCATGATTGGGACCGGAAAGTTAGTGCAGCATTGTTCGCCTACCGAGAGGTACCTAATGAGACAACGGGGTTGTCGCCATTTGAGCTTGTCTATGGGAGACAAATGAGAGGCCCACTGGCTATTTTGAAGCAAGTATTTGTAAATGCTGAAGAAGAAACTGAatataagaatgtgttcacttATTTAGTGGActtaaaacaaagattatcaGAGGTGACTTCTATTGCTAAATCTAACAGCGATGCAAACAAAAAGAAGTACAAAATGCAATATGACAAATATTCGTCTAGACGAGACATTAATGAGGGTGACTGTGTTTTAGTCCTCAAGCCACACAGAGACAATAAGATGTCCGTGTTTTGGCAAGGCCCGTATAAGGTTGTGAATAAAATATCAAAGTTCAATTACGTTGTTGagaaagaaaataagataaaGGTGTATCACATAAACCGACTCATGAAATATCACTGTAGGGTAAAGGAAGTAAGCAATTCAAACGTTGAAACTGAGGATACAAATGAACTTTTATCAGCTAACATGGTATCAGTTGTGGGGGAAGAAGAAGTTGATGAGCAGGATGGGGAGAATGAAGATGTAATGGCCAACATCCCAACGCTAGAGATTAGGTCGGAAGAAATGAGTGGCGGGAATGTGTTGACGCAGGTCAAAATTAATCCCGATTTGAATGCTATACAAAAGAAGCAAGTTGATGACATTTTGAGTGAATTTAAAGACATAATATCTGATATTCCTGGTAGAGCCAAGGTCGAagagtttaaaattaaattggttGATACGAAACCTGTGACTTTAAAACCATATGCGGTACCTATCCACTTAAGAGATAAAGTTAAGCAAGAGATTGACAGCATGTTGGATTTGGGAATTATAGGGCCAACAGACTCCCCCTATGCAGCGCCCgttgttataataaaaaagaaagacggAACTTTGCGACCTTGTAttgattttagaaaattaaataatgttaCTGAAATACCCGCTGAGGTAATTCCCGAACAAGAAGATTTGTTCAACATGCTATATAAAGCTAAGTACTTTACGTTACTGGATCTGACTAAGGGTTACTGGCAAATTCCAATTTGTGAA includes:
- the LOC129926847 gene encoding uncharacterized protein LOC129926847 isoform X2, translating into MIPGTYKLKLVDGTVKDYPLACVSIESDYIVGKYVVACFKDPVADLILGNVDINVSQEFDCAAVTRSAKDRENDSGPVNECGILEDCRDVLGTSDDFLREQLSDPSLKDLWERHVDNCVDNKKNGSVEYKVFDRLLYRVFRGEFGEEERQLVVPSAKREIVLKTAHESMLAGHLSLRKTKSKIYKYFFWQGLDRDIKEFVRSCDICQKARVPRRCDRVELGQMNVVTTPFYKVATDIIGPLEITDNKNRYILTVVDVATRWPEAIPLRNINTETVIEALTNIFCRIGLPIEILSDQGPQFTSELYKQVCEFFSVKPVHSTIYHPSSNGMIERLNSTLKSFLRKVCQDSPHDWDRKVSAALFAYREVPNETTGLSPFELVYGRQMRGPLAILKQVFVNAEEETEYKNVFTYLVDLKQRLSEVTSIAKSNSDANKKKYKMQYDKYSSRRDINEGDCVLVLKPHRDNKMSVFWQGPYKVVNKISKFNYVVEKENKIKVYHINRLMKYHCRVKEVSNSNVETEDTNELLSANMVSVVGEEEVDEQDGENEDVMANIPTLEIRSEEMSGGNVLTQVKINPDLNAIQKKQVDDILSEFKDIISDIPGRAKVEEFKIKLVDTKPVTLKPYAVPIHLRDKVKQEIDSMLDLGIIGPTDSPYAAPVVIIKKKDGTLRPCIDFRKLNNVTEIPAEVIPEQEDLFNMLYKAKYFTLLDLTKGYWQIPICETSKPFTAFRVLGEHYMFHYLPFGLSGAPNHFNKIVKRMLRGLENVLFYFDDICIFSEDWDRHIESVRNVFSALRKNGFTLKPAKLEVGFTNVKFLGHSVGQGVVKPDHSNVKKILEFKTPSTKKELRGLIGLINYYSRFIPKHADLVFPFTELLRRGKSMRVDWSCECAEALKRVQACLY
- the LOC129926847 gene encoding uncharacterized protein LOC129926847 isoform X1, producing MIPGTYKLKLVDGTVKDYPLACVSIESDYIVGKYVVACFKDPVADLILGNVDINVSQEFDCAAVTRSAKDRENDSGPVNECGILEDCRDVLGTSDDFLREQLSDPSLKDLWERHVDNCVDNKKNGSVEYKVFDRLLYRVFRGEFGEEERQLVVPSAKREIVLKTAHESMLAGHLSLRKTKSKIYKYFFWQGLDRDIKEFVRSCDICQKARVPRRCDRVELGQMNVVTTPFYKVATDIIGPLEITDNKNRYILTVVDVATRWPEAIPLRNINTETVIEALTNIFCRIGLPIEILSDQGPQFTSELYKQVCEFFSVKPVHSTIYHPSSNGMIERLNSTLKSFLRKVCQDSPHDWDRKVSAALFAYREVPNETTGLSPFELVYGRQMRGPLAILKQVFVNAEEETEYKNVFTYLVDLKQRLSEVTSIAKSNSDANKKKYKMQYDKYSSRRDINEGDCVLVLKPHRDNKMSVFWQGPYKVVNKISKFNYVVEKENKIKVYHINRLMKYHCRVKEVSNSNVETEDTNELLSANMVSVVGEEEVDEQDGENEDVMANIPTLEIRSEEMSGGNVLTQVKINPDLNAIQKKQVDDILSEFKDIISDIPGRAKVEEFKIKLVDTKPVTLKPYAVPIHLRDKVKQEIDSMLDLGIIGPTDSPYAAPVVIIKKKDGTLRPCIDFRKLNNVTEIPAEVIPEQEDLFNMLYKAKYFTLLDLTKGYWQIPICETSKPFTAFRVLGEHYMFHYLPFGLSGAPNHFNKIVKRMLRGLENVLFYFDDICIFSEDWDRHIESVRNVFSALRKNGFTLKPAKLEVGFTNVKFLGHSVGQGVVKPDHSNVKKILEFKTPSTKKELRGLIGLINYYSRFIPKHADLVFPFTELLRRGKSMRVDWSCECAEALKRVQACLWS